DNA sequence from the Clostridiales bacterium genome:
ATACCACATCTATTCCCGCATTTTTTAATATCTCAATTCCTTTTCCCGAAACCTTAGGATTTGGATCCTTCATTCCAATAACAACTCTTTTTAATCCTAGCTCGGTTAAACGATTAGCACATGGCGGTGTTTTCCCATAATGTGCACACGGCTCTAAATTGACATATAGCGTCGCTCCCTTTGCCTGTCTTAAATCTACTAAATTTTTAAGTACATTAATCTCTGCGTGTGCACCTCCTATTTTTTCATGATACCCTCTAGCTAAAATTTTTCTGTCTTTTTCTATAACAGATCCAACCAAGGGATTAGGATTAGTCGCACCCCAACCTTTTTTCGCTTGTTTTATAGCCTCTGCCATATAAAATTCATGTTCCTTCACAATAATCCTCTTCTCCTAATACTTTCTATTTAACAAATATTCTGCCATAGCAACTAAATCTTTTGCCTCATCTCCAAATATACGTAGGCTTGCTATTGCATCGTTTGTTGTATCTTCCAGATACAACATCGCTTGGTTTAATCCATATACACTAACATACGTAGTCTTGCTCTCTTCCTTATCTTTCCCCACTGACTTGCCTAAACTTTTTTTATCTCCAATAACGTCTAGTATATCATCCTTTATCTGAAACGCCAAGCCCAATTTTTGAGAAAACCGGTCAAGACTTGACTTTTCTTCATGTGTAGCATTAGCCAAATGTGCCGCCGCCATAACACTTGCTTTTATAAGACATCCTGTTTTTAGTTTATGCACATATTCTAGTTCATCCGCTGATACTACCTTCCCTACAATTTCTAAATCTTTAACTTGGCCACCAATCATTCCATCCATTCCAGCGCTATTTGCAATTTCCTTAGCCGCAAGTATACTTTCTCTTCCACCGTTCAAACTTTCATCTAACATAATCTCGTACGCCTTATTTAAAAGAGCATCTCCCGAAAGTATCGCCATTGCTTCACCATACACTTTATGATTAGTCAAATGTCCTCTTCTATAGTCGTCATTGTCCATTGCAGGCAAATCATCATGTATCAATGAATATGTATGTATCATCTCTAATGCACATGCAAACGGCATCAATTTATCCTTTGATACTCCAAACATCTCTCCTACAAGCAACATAAGCACTGGCCGTATTCTCTTTCCTCCAGATATAAGACTATACTTCGCTACCTCGTATATCTTATCTACTTTAGAATCTTTCCCCTTCATATAAAACTTTAACATGTCATTTATCTTATCTCTATAGCATTTGATTTTATCCTCTATCGCCATATCTTACTCCCCTTTTACTTCAAACGGTTCCTCTGTTATATCGCCATTATCACCCTCTATTAGCAATGTCACCTCTTTCTCAACTTCATCTAATTTTTGAGTGCACAATCTGGACAACTCTATACCTTGCTTAAACATTTTTATAGACTCATCTATCGTTAAATCTCCTTTTTCTAGCTCATTCACAACCATTTGTAACTTTTCCATAGATTTTTCAAAATCAAACTTCCCCATTGCTATCCATCCCTTCTTTCGTTACCTTATCTACAACACACGAAACTTCTCCATCTTTTAGCTTCAGTAAAATGTCCTTTCCAACTTCAACATCCCTAACACTAGACACTATATTTTTACTAGCTTTATCAATAATAACTCCATACCCTCTTTCCAATACTTTAAGCGGGCTTAACGCATCAAGGCTACATATAATCGTACGCAACTCATTTTTTTTGCCAGCAACACACGCATCTATCGCCCTCTTCATGTACTTGTTAAATACATCAAGCCTAAGCCTATCCTGATATATTCTTTCAAATGGTTTCTTTAATACCGATCTACTCTTTAACATGTCAAGCTTATCTCTCTTCCTTGACACTTC
Encoded proteins:
- a CDS encoding polyprenyl synthetase family protein encodes the protein MAIEDKIKCYRDKINDMLKFYMKGKDSKVDKIYEVAKYSLISGGKRIRPVLMLLVGEMFGVSKDKLMPFACALEMIHTYSLIHDDLPAMDNDDYRRGHLTNHKVYGEAMAILSGDALLNKAYEIMLDESLNGGRESILAAKEIANSAGMDGMIGGQVKDLEIVGKVVSADELEYVHKLKTGCLIKASVMAAAHLANATHEEKSSLDRFSQKLGLAFQIKDDILDVIGDKKSLGKSVGKDKEESKTTYVSVYGLNQAMLYLEDTTNDAIASLRIFGDEAKDLVAMAEYLLNRKY
- the xseB gene encoding exodeoxyribonuclease VII small subunit, yielding MGKFDFEKSMEKLQMVVNELEKGDLTIDESIKMFKQGIELSRLCTQKLDEVEKEVTLLIEGDNGDITEEPFEVKGE